The nucleotide window ATGGCCACGAAGCGCGCGAAGAAGACCGACGTAGTCAGCCCGAGCTCGGCCGAATTGCGCAAAGCCGTCGAGGCGATCGCGATTCAGCCCAAAAGCGGCAAAATCACGCTCCTTACCCGTAAGCTGTTCAACGTGCTCCTGGCCGTGGCTCAGCAAGCGGACGAATCCGGCGACACGTATCGGGCCTTGCTGTCCGACATCGTCGCGAACTCCGCGTTTGATTCCAACGACACCGCGCTCGTCAAGGAGCACTTGCGGCGCATGGTGTCGGTGCAGGTTGAATGGAGCACCGGCACGTCCAGTCAGAAGCCAGGCCGGAAATGGGGTATTTCCACGCTGATTGCAGACGCGGAAATTCTCGAAGACCCGACCACTCGCCGTGTCTGGGTGGAATTCTCGTTTGCGCCGAAGATCAAGAAAAAGCTGCTCGATCCGGTCCAATACGCCCGCCTGAGTCTCCAGTTCCAGAGCCAGTTGCGCAGTAGCGCGGGTCTTGCGCTGTACGAGATTTGCGTGCGCTACCTGACCAACCCGAGCCATCTGACGATGCGTGAGACGTGGGAATGGTGGCGCCCTATCCTCTCCGGCACGCCGGACACGGAAGCGGGCGATGAAGCGAAGCGCGAATACAAGTACTTCAAGCGTGATTACTTGCGCCCGGCCATCGCCGAGGTCAACGCCGTCACCAACATTTTCGTCGAATTGATCGAACATCGCGAAGGGCGACGGGTCGCCGAGATCCAGTTCCGCGTGACCGAACGCAAGCAGCCGATGCTCGCGCTCGACGAACATCCGAACGTGTTCGACAGCACGCTGGTCGACAGGATGGTGAAGATCGGCATCCCGCTGAAGGAAGCGCAAACACTCTACGCCGACAGCGAAGAAAATCGCATTCGCGCCGCGCTCCAGATGACCGAGCAACGCATGCGCAGCACGTCGTTGCCGGCGGTGCGCAGTGCGCCGGCGTTGTTCAAGGATGCGTTGAAGAAAGGTTACGCGCCGCCGGTCGAAGCGCTGCCGTCCGGTAGTGGCGGCAAGGCCGCGGTTGCCGCGCCGGCCGACG belongs to Paraburkholderia aromaticivorans and includes:
- a CDS encoding replication initiation protein, which codes for MATKRAKKTDVVSPSSAELRKAVEAIAIQPKSGKITLLTRKLFNVLLAVAQQADESGDTYRALLSDIVANSAFDSNDTALVKEHLRRMVSVQVEWSTGTSSQKPGRKWGISTLIADAEILEDPTTRRVWVEFSFAPKIKKKLLDPVQYARLSLQFQSQLRSSAGLALYEICVRYLTNPSHLTMRETWEWWRPILSGTPDTEAGDEAKREYKYFKRDYLRPAIAEVNAVTNIFVELIEHREGRRVAEIQFRVTERKQPMLALDEHPNVFDSTLVDRMVKIGIPLKEAQTLYADSEENRIRAALQMTEQRMRSTSLPAVRSAPALFKDALKKGYAPPVEALPSGSGGKAAVAAPADDLKARLLGEYSAYRRKEARELYDEQGESERDIARQSFEEDELPGLGTHMRDDWRRRGLDSKIVETAFFDWLARKTWGEPTDGDLLAFTLSQSRAA